The segment CTGGTTGTTCCCGTGCCCGGCAACCATGATCTGGAGCGGCAGGAGGCTACAACCGCCACTCTGGCTCCTTTGCCGTTCATGTTTGGCACCGAGGCATGGCAGGGTTATGCCATACCGTTTGAAGAGAGTCTGTGGCAGAACACGCCTACCCCCTTTCATGGCCTGTTCAAGAACTACCTGGAGTGGTTGCGAAGGGATATTCTGCCGGATCGGGCGGGCTTCTACACCGAATCGCCCTTTCCCGGTGATTTTTCGCTACGCCTGGATCGGCCCGATTTACCTCCCTTGACGGTGGTGGGGCTCAATTCCTCCTGGTCCCATTTCATGGAGGGTGACTGTCGCGGCAAGTTGGAACTCTTCCGTCGCCAATTGCCCGCCGCTTTGGGGACGGAGGATGTCGATGCGGCTCTTGAAGGGCGCAACACGCTGTTGCTCACTCATCACCCTCTGTCCTGGTTTTCCAAAGAAACGCAACGCCACTTTCTGGAGTCCGTCTATCGTCCTGAACGCTTTATCGCCAATCTCCACGGTCACGACCATACGGGGGGTTCCACCTTTGTCAGTCGTTATGGCGATGCGGGACGTTTCTATTTGATGGCCCCCTCGCTGTTCGGGTTGGAGAAATACGGTACAGCCCAAGAGAGTCGCAGCATGGGCTACCAGTGGGGTTGTCTCACCCCGGAAGGGGCGATGCGACTCTGGCCCATGCTGCGGGTGAAACGGGGCGGGGAACATTACGATTTCGACCGGGATCAGCGTTATGAAAAACATGAGGACAACGAGGGTCTGCTGGTCCGTTCCTTCGGGGGCAAAACGGCTCCGCAGCCTTCGGTCGATCTTGATTCCTGGCTGCAAACCCAGTTGGACAAGACCGCGTGGATGGAGATTCGCGGCATCGGTTCGGGGGCGGGGCGCAGTCGGGATGCGGGGCGTTATCCCATCGAGGCCCTCTACACCCCCTTGCGCAGCCGGGGAGAGGTCAG is part of the Magnetococcales bacterium genome and harbors:
- a CDS encoding metallophosphoesterase, which codes for MSSKKTIRWLHLSDMHMGCRGKELWWQVRSEFRESVQSLAERLGPPHLIFLTGDLTWKGEKAQFEQVTAFLTELKKWLFDAVGGDAPLVVPVPGNHDLERQEATTATLAPLPFMFGTEAWQGYAIPFEESLWQNTPTPFHGLFKNYLEWLRRDILPDRAGFYTESPFPGDFSLRLDRPDLPPLTVVGLNSSWSHFMEGDCRGKLELFRRQLPAALGTEDVDAALEGRNTLLLTHHPLSWFSKETQRHFLESVYRPERFIANLHGHDHTGGSTFVSRYGDAGRFYLMAPSLFGLEKYGTAQESRSMGYQWGCLTPEGAMRLWPMLRVKRGGEHYDFDRDQRYEKHEDNEGLLVRSFGGKTAPQPSVDLDSWLQTQLDKTAWMEIRGIGSGAGRSRDAGRYPIEALYTPLRSRGEVSVAKKRGQLLEQTEESLSLAHLLASHHRLLIEGQPGAGKTTFLKLAVAMLCRDQLGHSCPDGGSWRGRHLGLSESKPPLLPLFLRLSELAALLARDAAPTPPDDGRRLLDLLAETTKPEEPTAWNRHWSKRLEKGEVLLLLDGLDEVADEALRRRVIAIVQDVVKRWEKCPLVVTSRPFGVEQMR